From Rhinolophus sinicus isolate RSC01 linkage group LG15, ASM3656204v1, whole genome shotgun sequence, the proteins below share one genomic window:
- the LIMD2 gene encoding LIM domain-containing protein 2 isoform X2: MFQAAGAAQATPSHEAKGSSGSSTVQRSKSFSLRAQVKETCAACQKTVYPMERLVADKLIFHNSCFCCKHCHTKLSLGSYAALHGEFYCKPHFQQLFKSKGNYDEGFGRKQHKELWAHKEVDPGTKTA, translated from the exons ATGTTCCAGGCTGCAGGAGCCGCCCAGGCCACCCCCTCTCAT GAAGCCAaaggcagcagtggcagcagcactGTTCAGCGCTCCAAG TCCTTCAGCCTTCGGGCCCAGGTAAAGGAGACCTGTGCCGCCTGTCAGAAGACCGTGTACCCCATGGAGCGGTTGGTGGCAGACAAGCTCATTTTCCACAACTCATGCTTCTGCTGCAAGCACTGTCACACCAAGCTGAG CCTGGGCAGCTACGCGGCTCTGCACGGGGAATTTTACTGCAAACCCCACTTTCAGCAGCTGTTTAAGAGCAAAGGCAACTACGATGAGGGCTTTGGCCGGAAGCAGCACAAGGAGCTCTGGGCCCACAAGGAGGTGGACCCCGGCACCAAGACAGCCTGA
- the LIMD2 gene encoding LIM domain-containing protein 2 isoform X1, with protein sequence MQRWALRLRSLPWFGVGRRGGRLREDCEGEKRGVRAGGGKQRPGPRARERQSAQRVGGGAGAPEAAPGAAEPMGGRGAGAGGGGAAIRRWRRRPLGDHWQAAVARARTLFAPEAPHGDRSPVPRPRPGPGSQRQQWQQHCSALQVLQPSGPGKGDLCRLSEDRVPHGAVGGRQAHFPQLMLLLQALSHQAEPGQLRGSARGILLQTPLSAAV encoded by the exons ATGCAGCGCTGGGCCCTTCGGCTCCGGTCCCTGCCTTGGTTCGGAGTCGGCCGAAGGGGCGGCCGACTTCGCGAGGACTGCGAGGGCGAGAAGCGCGGGGTCCGAGCGGGGGGCGGCAAACAAAGGCCGGGACCGCGAGCGAGGGAAAGACAAAGCGCACAGAGGGTCGGCGGCGGCGCCGGGGCCCCGGAGGCGGCTCCGGGCGCGGCGGAGCCAATGGGCGGGCGCGGGGCGGGGGCCGGCGGGGGCGGTGCAGCGATaaggcggtggcggcggcggccgcTCGGGGACCACTGGCAAGCAGCGGTAGCTCGCGCCCGCACCCTCTTCGCACCCGAGGCACCCCACGGAGACCGATCCCCCGTCCCGCGGCCCAGGCCGGGACCCG GAAGCCAaaggcagcagtggcagcagcactGTTCAGCGCTCCAAG TCCTTCAGCCTTCGGGCCCAGGTAAAGGAGACCTGTGCCGCCTGTCAGAAGACCGTGTACCCCATGGAGCGGTTGGTGGCAGACAAGCTCATTTTCCACAACTCATGCTTCTGCTGCAAGCACTGTCACACCAAGCTGAG CCTGGGCAGCTACGCGGCTCTGCACGGGGAATTTTACTGCAAACCCCACTTTCAGCAGCTGTTTAA